In Argiope bruennichi chromosome 4, qqArgBrue1.1, whole genome shotgun sequence, a single window of DNA contains:
- the LOC129967113 gene encoding RCC1-like G exchanging factor-like protein — translation MFFNTMASEKSLVFARKLCIQQYLRYHLRNYAKLIRQQDPEEVENMPIFQYATENTKRKKRVYMWGNATFGALGKASFIMPTAHKRPIKSMRYPWRLPFADFHKIFDVSCGYGFTVFAATNEENDFTAFGTGLNSDGQIGYHCNKKKRLLETLAEPVPIALPLLNSGTKAIKVGCGRAHTIIVTDKEGVFSLGNNSYGQCGVPVNAKAEADKFLSIHRIERIDEPVSEVVCGQDHTLFLTINGKVYSCGWSADGQTGLGHYNNQYEPALVKGDIEGEKIVQLSCAADCVLAVSDKGDVFGWGNSEYSQLNSVTDEQQINISKKLNLGIGKVLQVASGGTMCAAVDESGRVHVWGYGILGQGPNVSVSKVPVLLPEPLFGFNEFNTDVKVTQLACSLSHFAAITNKHHLFMWGRNRGDCLGLGNQHGDQFFPYKVAVPAEVLKVSCGVDHTAVLCRAFA, via the exons atgttttttaatacAATGGCTTCTGAAAAATCACTCGTGTTTGCTAGAAAGCTATGTATTCAGCAATATTTGCGatatcatttaagaaattatgcaaaattaataagGCAACAAGATCCAGAAGAAGTAGAAAATATGCCCATTTTCCAATATGCTACAGAAAACACCAAGCGTAAGAAGAGGGTTTATATGTGGGGTAATGCCACATTTGGAGCCTTAGGAAAAGCCAGTTTTATCATGCCTACTGCACATAAGCGTCCTATCAAAAGTATGAGGTATCCATGGAGACTTCCCTTTGCAGATTTTCACAAg atatttgatgTTTCATGTGGATATGGATTTACTGTTTTTGCTGCAACTAATGAGGAAAATGATTTTACTGCTTTTGGTACAGGTTTAAATAGTGATGGCCAGATTGGGtatcattgtaataaaaaga AGAGACTTCTTGAAACACTTGCAGAACCTGTTCCAATAGCTCTTCCATTATTAAATTCTGGTACAAAAGCAATTAAAGTTGGATGTGGACGTGCACATACTATAATTGTTACAGATAAAGAAGGAG ttttcagtcTTGGTAATAATAGTTATGGTCAATGTGGTGTTCCTGTTAATGCAAAGGCTGAAGctgataaatttttatctattcatcGCATTGAAAGAATTGATGAACCTGTTTCTGAG GTTGTTTGTGGACAGGATCATACTCTGTTTTTAACTATAAATGGAAAAGTTTATAGTTGTGGATGGAGTGCAGATGGCCAAACTG GTTTAGGACATTATAATAACCAATATGAACCAGCTCTAGTCAAGGGTGACATTGAAGGAGAAAAAATTGTTCAGCTGTCTTGTGCAGCTGATTGTGTTCTAGCTGTAtcag ataaagGAGATGTTTTTGGATGGGGCAATTCTGAATACAGCCAATTAAATTCCGTAACTGATGAGCAACAA ataaacatttcaaagaaacTAAACCTTGGCATAGGCAAGGTTTTACAAGTTGCTTCCGGTGGAACAATGTGTGCTGCTGTAGATG aatctgGTCGAGTTCATGTGTGGGGTTATGGAATTCTAGGCCAAGGGCCTAATGTGTCAGTTTCAAAAGTACCAGTTTTGCTTCCAGAACCACTGTTTGGATTTAACGAATTTAACACTGATGTTAAAGTTACTCAGCTGGCTTGTAGCTTAAGTCATTTTGCTGCAATAACAA ACAAACATCATTTATTTATGTGGGGAAGAAATCGAGGTGACTGTTTGGGTCTTGGTAATCAACATGGTGATCAATTTTTTCCATACAAA GTTGCTGTGCCTGCTGAAGTTTTGAAAGTGAGTTGTGGAGTTGATCATACAGCAGTTCTATGTAGAGCTTTTGCTtag